One window from the genome of Streptomyces sp. NBC_00287 encodes:
- a CDS encoding DUF2165 domain-containing protein, giving the protein MATTPPRTALRLTATLLTASVALYMALVAFGNITDFGTNQQFVQHVLAMDTTFKDDDLMWRAITSKGLQDTAYVAIIVWETLAALVLIYGTWLWARQGDRSARRFTTYGLLMVMLLFGAGFIAIGGEWFAMWQSGDWNGLDAATRVFVFSGIVLIVNQLTAASDT; this is encoded by the coding sequence ATGGCCACCACACCCCCACGCACCGCCCTCCGCCTCACCGCCACCCTGCTCACCGCGAGCGTCGCGCTCTACATGGCGCTCGTCGCCTTCGGGAACATCACGGACTTCGGGACGAACCAGCAGTTCGTCCAGCATGTCCTCGCGATGGACACCACATTCAAGGACGACGACCTGATGTGGAGAGCCATCACCAGCAAGGGACTTCAGGACACCGCGTACGTCGCGATCATCGTCTGGGAGACCCTCGCCGCACTCGTGCTCATATACGGCACCTGGCTCTGGGCCCGCCAGGGCGACCGCAGCGCCCGGCGCTTCACCACCTACGGCCTGCTCATGGTCATGCTGCTCTTCGGCGCCGGGTTCATCGCGATCGGCGGTGAGTGGTTCGCGATGTGGCAGTCCGGGGACTGGAACGGGCTGGACGCGGCGACGAGGGTCTTCGTGTTCAGCGGCATCGTGCTGATCGTCAACCAGCTGACGGCCGCGTCCGACACGTAA
- a CDS encoding bifunctional FO biosynthesis protein CofGH — MTTSATSGTGPTENSMRRALKRARDGVALDVTEAAVLLQARGEALDDLAASAARVRDAGLEAAGRPGVITYSKSVFIPLTRLCRDKCHYCTFVTVPGKLRRAGHGMFMSPDEVLDIARKGAALGCKEALITLGDKPEERWPEAREWLDAHGYDDTIAYVRAVSIRILEETGLLPHLNPGVMSWTDFQRLKPVAPSMGMMLETTATRLWSEPGGPHYGSPDKEPAVRLRVLEDAGRSSVPFTSGILIGIGETYEERAESLFALRKISRAYHGIQELIIQNFRAKPDTAMRGMPDAELDELVATVAVARLIMGPSGCLQAPPNLVDSEYERLIGAGIDDWGGVSPLTIDHVNPERPWPQIEELTERSAAAGFELRERLCVYPEFVRRGEPWLDPRLRPHVAALADPSSGLAKEDAVVEGHPWQEPEEAFEASGRTDLHTTIDTEGRTSDRRDDFDEVYGDWGALREAAAPGMAPERIDTDVRQALRVAADDPTRLTDEEALALLHADGPALDALTRIADDVRKTAVGDDVTYIVTRNINFTNVCYTGCRFCAFAQRRTDADAYTLSLEQVADRAQQAWEVGAVEVCMQGGIHPDLPGTAYFDIARAVKARVPGMHVHAFSPMEVVNGASRTGLSIREWLTAAKEAGLDSIPGTAAEILDDEVRWILTKGKLPTATWIEVITTAHELGIRSSSTMMYGHVDQPRHWLGHFRTLARIQQQTGGFTEFVTLPFIHTNAPVYLAGIARPGPTTRDNRAVTAMARLLLHPWIPNIQTSWVKLGSEGAAEMLRSGANDLGGTLMEETISRMAGSSYGSYKSVKDLIAVADAAGRPSRPRTTLYGEVPEERQRAAAVSDGHLPELLPVLE, encoded by the coding sequence ATGACGACTTCGGCGACCTCCGGAACCGGCCCGACCGAGAACTCCATGCGTCGCGCCCTGAAACGGGCCCGGGACGGCGTCGCCCTCGATGTCACCGAGGCGGCCGTGCTGCTCCAGGCCCGCGGTGAGGCCCTCGACGACCTCGCCGCGTCCGCCGCCCGGGTCCGGGACGCGGGGCTCGAAGCGGCGGGCCGCCCCGGGGTCATCACGTACTCGAAGAGCGTCTTCATCCCGCTCACCCGCCTGTGCCGGGACAAGTGCCACTACTGCACCTTCGTGACCGTCCCCGGCAAGCTGCGCAGGGCCGGACACGGGATGTTCATGTCCCCGGACGAGGTGCTGGACATCGCCCGCAAGGGCGCCGCCCTCGGCTGCAAGGAAGCCCTCATCACCCTCGGCGACAAGCCCGAGGAGCGCTGGCCGGAGGCCCGGGAGTGGCTGGACGCGCACGGTTACGACGACACCATCGCGTACGTCCGAGCCGTCTCCATCCGCATCCTGGAGGAGACGGGCCTGCTGCCCCATCTCAATCCGGGGGTCATGTCGTGGACCGACTTCCAGCGGCTCAAGCCCGTCGCGCCCTCCATGGGCATGATGCTGGAGACGACGGCCACCCGCCTGTGGTCCGAGCCCGGCGGCCCGCACTACGGCTCTCCGGACAAGGAGCCCGCCGTACGGCTGCGGGTGTTGGAGGACGCGGGACGGTCCTCGGTCCCCTTCACCTCCGGGATCCTCATCGGTATCGGCGAGACGTACGAGGAGCGCGCCGAGTCCCTCTTCGCGCTCAGGAAGATCTCCCGCGCCTACCACGGCATCCAGGAACTGATCATCCAGAACTTCCGCGCCAAGCCGGACACGGCGATGCGGGGCATGCCGGACGCGGAACTCGACGAGCTGGTGGCCACGGTGGCGGTCGCCCGGCTCATCATGGGGCCGAGCGGCTGCCTCCAGGCCCCTCCCAACCTCGTCGACTCCGAGTACGAGCGGCTCATCGGCGCCGGTATCGACGACTGGGGCGGGGTCTCCCCGCTGACCATCGACCACGTCAACCCCGAGCGCCCCTGGCCGCAGATCGAGGAGCTCACCGAGCGCTCGGCGGCGGCCGGCTTCGAACTGCGCGAACGCCTCTGCGTCTACCCCGAGTTCGTGCGGCGCGGCGAGCCCTGGCTGGATCCGCGGCTGCGTCCGCATGTGGCGGCGCTGGCGGACCCGTCGTCCGGGCTCGCGAAGGAAGACGCCGTCGTCGAGGGGCACCCCTGGCAGGAGCCGGAGGAGGCCTTCGAGGCGTCGGGCCGTACGGATCTGCACACCACGATCGACACCGAGGGCCGTACGTCCGACCGCCGCGACGACTTCGACGAGGTGTACGGCGACTGGGGCGCCCTGCGTGAGGCGGCCGCCCCCGGCATGGCGCCGGAGCGTATCGACACGGACGTCCGCCAGGCGCTGCGCGTCGCGGCCGACGACCCCACCCGGCTGACCGACGAGGAGGCGCTGGCGCTGCTGCACGCGGACGGCCCGGCGCTGGACGCGTTGACACGGATCGCCGACGACGTCCGCAAGACGGCAGTCGGCGACGACGTGACGTACATCGTCACGCGGAACATCAACTTCACCAACGTCTGCTACACGGGCTGCCGGTTCTGCGCGTTCGCGCAGCGGCGGACCGACGCGGACGCGTACACGCTCTCCCTGGAGCAGGTGGCGGACCGGGCCCAGCAGGCGTGGGAGGTGGGCGCGGTGGAGGTCTGCATGCAGGGCGGCATCCACCCCGACCTCCCCGGGACGGCGTACTTCGACATCGCGCGGGCGGTGAAGGCACGGGTCCCGGGGATGCATGTGCACGCCTTCTCTCCCATGGAGGTCGTCAACGGCGCGAGCAGGACGGGTCTTTCGATCCGCGAGTGGCTCACGGCGGCGAAGGAAGCGGGCCTCGACTCCATCCCCGGCACGGCCGCCGAGATCCTCGACGACGAGGTCCGCTGGATCCTGACCAAGGGCAAGCTGCCCACGGCCACCTGGATCGAGGTGATCACGACGGCGCACGAGCTGGGCATCAGGTCGAGCTCGACCATGATGTACGGCCATGTCGACCAGCCCCGGCACTGGCTGGGCCACTTCAGGACCCTGGCCCGCATCCAGCAGCAGACGGGCGGCTTCACGGAGTTCGTGACGCTGCCGTTCATCCACACCAACGCGCCGGTGTATCTGGCGGGCATCGCACGACCGGGCCCGACGACCAGAGACAACCGTGCGGTGACGGCGATGGCCCGCCTGCTCCTGCACCCCTGGATCCCCAACATCCAGACGAGCTGGGTGAAGCTCGGCTCGGAGGGCGCGGCGGAGATGCTGCGCTCGGGCGCCAATGACCTGGGCGGCACGCTGATGGAGGAGACGATCTCCCGGATGGCGGGCTCCTCCTACGGCTCCTACAAGTCGGTCAAGGACCTGATCGCGGTGGCGGACGCGGCAGGGCGCCCCTCCAGGCCCCGCACCACGCTGTACGGCGAGGTCCCGGAGGAGCGGCAGCGGGCGGCGGCGGTGTCGGACGGGCATCTTCCGGAGCTGCTGCCGGTGCTGGAGTGA
- a CDS encoding LLM class F420-dependent oxidoreductase, with the protein MRLSVTIFLTDETITPTRLARELEQRGFGGLYLPEHTHIPVERTTPYPAGGEPPPEYGRTLDPFVALGQAAAVTERLGLGTGITLVAQHDPVVLAKQIATVDHLSDGRFTLGLGFGWNVEEAADHGVEWRTRRELGRDRMALMRALWAEEPTAYEGEFASVRASYAYPKPVQKPRGPVTGPRTLVGGAAGPKLFSHICEYADGWMPIGGRGLTETLPVLRTAWADAGRDPAALQIVPYAIYPSPGKLAHYADLGIEEVVAQLPPAGEEEVLKALDKYAEYL; encoded by the coding sequence ATGCGCCTCTCCGTCACGATCTTCCTCACCGACGAGACGATCACCCCGACCCGGCTCGCCCGCGAGCTGGAGCAGCGTGGGTTCGGCGGGCTGTATCTGCCCGAGCACACCCACATCCCCGTCGAGCGGACCACCCCGTACCCGGCCGGCGGCGAGCCGCCGCCCGAGTACGGCCGTACCCTCGATCCCTTCGTCGCGCTCGGCCAGGCCGCCGCCGTGACCGAGCGCCTCGGCCTCGGCACCGGCATCACGCTGGTCGCCCAGCACGACCCGGTGGTCCTGGCCAAGCAGATCGCGACCGTCGACCATCTCTCCGACGGACGTTTCACCCTCGGCCTCGGCTTCGGCTGGAACGTGGAGGAGGCCGCCGACCACGGTGTCGAGTGGCGCACCCGGCGTGAACTCGGCCGGGACCGGATGGCGTTGATGCGCGCCCTGTGGGCGGAGGAACCGACCGCCTACGAGGGCGAGTTCGCGAGCGTGCGCGCCTCCTACGCCTACCCCAAGCCGGTGCAGAAGCCGCGCGGGCCCGTCACCGGCCCCCGCACCCTCGTCGGCGGCGCCGCCGGACCCAAGCTCTTCTCCCACATCTGCGAGTACGCCGACGGCTGGATGCCCATCGGCGGGCGCGGACTGACCGAGACGCTGCCGGTGCTCCGTACCGCCTGGGCCGACGCGGGCCGCGACCCCGCCGCACTCCAGATCGTGCCGTACGCCATCTACCCCAGCCCCGGAAAGCTCGCGCACTACGCGGACCTCGGCATCGAGGAGGTCGTGGCGCAGCTGCCGCCCGCAGGGGAGGAAGAGGTGTTGAAGGCGCTGGACAAGTACGCCGAGTACTTGTAG
- a CDS encoding CehA/McbA family metallohydrolase has product MCDDDARLGRRALIVTGATAALTLGSVTFARGADDMHQAETRTVSGTLPPGSPDFVYVPVEVPDGVREIKVSYTYDRPTVPAGTPGNALDIGIFDERGTDLGGKGFRGWSGGARTEFFIRADDATPAYIPGPVNEGTWHIALGPYTVAPQGLSYELTITLLYGEQGAVAEPVYPPQRARGRGRDWYRGDCHLHSWYSDGRRTPAEIAELARAAGLDFINSSEHNTHAAHAHWADVAGDDLLVMLGEEVTTRNGHVLALGTEPGTFVDWRYRARDNRFGKFARRIRASGGLVVPAHPHATCIGCNWKFGFGEADAVEVWNGPYTPDDEVSLADWDGMLVASVREGRAWIPAMGNSDAHRAPDPVGSPQTVVLADDLTREAIQEGIRAGRSYVAESKNVSVTFTASGGRGQHAGIGERLRVDRDTPVTVRLEVTGAPRCAVRFVTDQGVLFTSAPLPVSGAGVVEWRTTPSYAAYVRAELRHEAVLAPLPGALAAFTNPIFLGRD; this is encoded by the coding sequence ATGTGTGATGACGACGCAAGGCTCGGAAGACGCGCCCTGATCGTGACGGGCGCCACGGCTGCGCTTACGTTGGGAAGCGTGACCTTCGCGAGAGGGGCGGACGACATGCACCAAGCCGAGACCCGTACGGTAAGCGGGACTCTGCCCCCCGGCTCGCCCGATTTCGTGTACGTCCCCGTCGAAGTACCCGACGGGGTCAGGGAGATCAAGGTCTCCTACACCTACGACCGCCCGACGGTCCCGGCCGGCACCCCTGGCAACGCCCTCGACATCGGCATCTTCGACGAACGCGGCACCGACCTGGGCGGCAAGGGCTTCCGCGGCTGGTCCGGCGGCGCCCGCACGGAGTTCTTCATCCGCGCCGACGACGCGACGCCGGCGTACATCCCCGGCCCGGTCAACGAGGGCACCTGGCACATCGCCCTCGGCCCCTACACCGTCGCCCCGCAGGGCCTGAGCTACGAGCTCACAATCACTCTCCTCTACGGCGAGCAGGGCGCCGTGGCGGAACCCGTCTACCCGCCGCAGCGGGCCAGGGGACGCGGCCGGGACTGGTACCGCGGCGACTGCCATCTGCACTCCTGGTACTCCGACGGCCGCCGCACCCCCGCGGAGATCGCCGAGCTCGCCCGGGCCGCGGGGCTGGACTTCATCAACAGCTCCGAGCACAACACGCACGCCGCGCACGCGCACTGGGCCGATGTCGCCGGCGACGACCTCCTGGTGATGCTGGGCGAGGAGGTCACCACCCGCAACGGTCACGTCCTCGCCCTCGGCACGGAACCCGGCACCTTCGTCGACTGGCGCTACCGGGCCCGCGACAACCGCTTCGGCAAGTTCGCCCGCCGGATCCGGGCCTCCGGCGGACTGGTGGTCCCCGCCCATCCGCACGCAACCTGCATCGGCTGCAACTGGAAGTTCGGCTTCGGCGAGGCGGACGCGGTGGAGGTGTGGAACGGTCCGTACACCCCCGACGACGAGGTTTCGCTGGCCGACTGGGACGGGATGCTGGTGGCGTCGGTACGGGAGGGGCGGGCCTGGATCCCGGCCATGGGCAACAGCGACGCGCACCGAGCCCCTGACCCCGTGGGGTCGCCGCAGACGGTGGTGCTCGCCGATGACCTGACCCGGGAGGCGATTCAGGAGGGGATCCGGGCGGGGCGGTCGTATGTCGCCGAGTCGAAGAATGTGTCGGTGACCTTCACGGCGTCGGGTGGGCGGGGGCAGCACGCGGGCATCGGCGAGCGGTTGCGGGTGGACCGGGATACGCCGGTGACTGTCCGTCTGGAGGTCACGGGGGCGCCGCGGTGCGCGGTGCGGTTCGTGACAGATCAGGGCGTGCTGTTCACGAGTGCGCCGCTGCCGGTTTCGGGGGCGGGGGTGGTGGAGTGGCGGACGACGCCTTCGTATGCGGCTTATGTGCGGGCGGAGTTGCGTCATGAGGCGGTGCTGGCGCCGCTGCCAGGGGCGTTGGCGGCGTTCACGAACCCCATATTTTTGGGGCGGGACTGA
- a CDS encoding endonuclease/exonuclease/phosphatase family protein, which produces MTEGWVAVRVVTWNLWWRFGPWHERQKAIRSVLRELRPDLVGLQEVWAADGENLAEWLAGELGLHWTWAASPAPERWRRRIGDASVDIGAAVLSRWPVEETDVLRLPAPPELDDGRLALYARTGPAHFFTAHLTSAPSASAVRCQQAAALAEFARRDGPVIVTGDFNAEPEAEELRLFRRHFRDAWEEADPTAPSATWDWDPELPYTPDGPRQGARIDYVHLGGPTSVRDARRAGDRPVDGVWPSDHAAVVVDLLC; this is translated from the coding sequence ATGACCGAGGGGTGGGTGGCCGTGCGCGTGGTGACCTGGAACCTGTGGTGGCGGTTCGGGCCGTGGCACGAGCGGCAGAAGGCGATCCGCTCCGTGCTGCGGGAGCTGCGGCCCGACCTCGTGGGCCTGCAGGAGGTGTGGGCCGCCGACGGGGAGAACCTAGCGGAATGGCTGGCGGGGGAGTTGGGCCTGCACTGGACCTGGGCGGCCTCCCCGGCGCCGGAGCGGTGGCGGCGGCGGATCGGGGACGCGTCGGTGGATATCGGCGCCGCGGTGCTGAGCCGGTGGCCGGTGGAGGAGACGGATGTCCTACGACTGCCCGCGCCGCCCGAGCTTGATGACGGACGGCTCGCTCTCTACGCGCGGACGGGCCCGGCGCACTTCTTCACCGCCCATCTGACATCAGCCCCGAGCGCCTCCGCCGTACGCTGCCAACAGGCCGCCGCACTCGCCGAGTTCGCCCGCCGTGACGGCCCCGTGATCGTCACCGGAGACTTCAACGCCGAGCCGGAGGCGGAGGAACTGCGCCTGTTTCGCCGCCACTTCCGTGATGCCTGGGAGGAGGCGGATCCGACGGCACCCTCGGCGACCTGGGACTGGGACCCGGAGCTCCCGTACACCCCGGACGGCCCGCGGCAGGGCGCGCGGATCGACTACGTCCATCTGGGCGGCCCGACGTCCGTCCGGGACGCACGGCGAGCCGGTGACCGGCCCGTGGACGGGGTCTGGCCCTCCGATCACGCGGCCGTCGTCGTCGACCTTCTGTGCTGA
- a CDS encoding nitroreductase/quinone reductase family protein: MSRSIERKYRAARAFQRRLNAVMRRLPNHTLLETTGRTSGLPRRTPVGGRRVGDSFWLVSEFGERSQYVRNIRVDPKVRVRIHGRWHEGTAHLLPDDDPVARLRTLPRFNSAAVRMIGAQLLTVRVDLAD, translated from the coding sequence ATGTCCCGCAGCATCGAGCGCAAGTACCGGGCCGCCAGGGCCTTCCAGCGCCGACTGAACGCCGTCATGCGCCGTCTGCCGAACCACACCCTTCTGGAGACCACGGGCCGCACCTCGGGCCTGCCCCGCCGTACGCCGGTCGGCGGCCGTCGGGTGGGCGACTCATTCTGGCTGGTCTCGGAGTTCGGCGAGCGTTCGCAGTACGTGCGCAACATCCGGGTCGACCCGAAGGTCCGGGTACGGATCCACGGCCGCTGGCACGAGGGCACGGCCCATCTGCTGCCGGACGACGACCCGGTGGCCCGGCTGCGGACACTGCCCCGCTTCAACAGCGCCGCGGTACGGATGATCGGCGCGCAACTGCTCACGGTGCGGGTGGACCTGGCGGACTGA
- a CDS encoding aldehyde dehydrogenase family protein, which produces MSQSLFIGGSWVSPEGGFYDVLDPASEETVGSAPEASRDQVHAACAAAREAFGAWSRTAPEERAAILGRAADVIRDRLVPYAELAQAETGATMATARAMQVGVAAARFRRYARVESAEWAIPPQINEAGPMGRAGVMGALAVRQPVGVVACISSYNNPWANAAGKIAPALAMGNTVVVKPAPQDPLSVYRMAEALEATGVPPGVVNVVSGASVEVGEAVVASEDVDMVSFTGSTAVGRRIAEVCGRGMKRQLMELGGKGAALVFDDADIGSAVAGIGTTFSFYSGQICTAPTRVLAQRGVYDRLVEQLAAYARRLKVGDPREPDTVVGPLISAAHRDRVESYIEVGRKEGATVVTGGERPPLDKGFYVTPTLLADCTNDMTVAREEIFGPVVSVIPFDEEDEGVTLANDSDYGLIDYVWSTDVARAFRVARRLRAGGVGINTVGRNMEAPFGGFKKSGVGRDVGSYALHAYSEVQSIVWPG; this is translated from the coding sequence GTGAGCCAGTCGCTGTTCATCGGGGGGTCGTGGGTGTCGCCCGAGGGCGGCTTCTACGACGTCCTCGACCCGGCGTCCGAAGAGACCGTCGGCTCGGCTCCCGAGGCCTCGCGGGATCAGGTGCACGCGGCCTGTGCCGCGGCCCGCGAGGCCTTCGGGGCGTGGTCGCGTACGGCGCCGGAGGAGCGGGCCGCGATTCTCGGGCGGGCGGCGGACGTCATCCGGGACCGGCTGGTGCCCTACGCCGAACTGGCCCAGGCCGAGACCGGCGCGACCATGGCTACGGCTCGCGCGATGCAGGTCGGGGTGGCCGCCGCCCGCTTTCGCAGGTACGCGCGCGTGGAGAGCGCCGAGTGGGCGATTCCGCCGCAGATCAATGAGGCCGGGCCGATGGGGCGGGCGGGGGTGATGGGCGCGCTGGCCGTGCGGCAGCCGGTGGGGGTCGTCGCCTGTATCTCCTCGTACAACAACCCATGGGCCAACGCAGCGGGCAAGATCGCCCCGGCCCTGGCGATGGGCAACACCGTGGTGGTGAAGCCGGCCCCGCAGGATCCGCTCTCCGTCTACCGGATGGCGGAGGCCCTGGAGGCGACCGGGGTGCCGCCGGGGGTGGTGAACGTCGTCTCCGGCGCCTCGGTGGAGGTCGGGGAGGCGGTGGTCGCCTCCGAGGACGTCGACATGGTCAGCTTCACCGGCTCCACGGCCGTGGGACGCCGTATCGCCGAGGTGTGCGGGCGGGGGATGAAGCGCCAGCTGATGGAGCTCGGCGGAAAGGGCGCGGCGCTCGTCTTCGACGACGCGGACATCGGCTCGGCGGTGGCCGGGATCGGGACGACGTTCTCCTTCTACAGCGGCCAGATCTGCACGGCGCCGACGCGGGTGCTGGCGCAGAGGGGGGTGTACGACCGTCTTGTCGAGCAACTGGCGGCCTACGCCCGCCGTTTGAAGGTGGGCGATCCCCGGGAACCGGACACGGTCGTCGGGCCGCTGATCTCGGCGGCGCACCGGGACCGGGTGGAGTCGTACATCGAGGTGGGCCGCAAGGAGGGAGCGACGGTCGTGACCGGCGGCGAACGCCCCCCGCTGGACAAGGGCTTCTACGTCACCCCCACCCTCCTCGCCGACTGCACCAACGACATGACCGTCGCCCGCGAGGAGATCTTCGGCCCCGTCGTCTCCGTGATCCCCTTCGACGAGGAGGACGAGGGAGTCACCCTCGCCAACGACTCCGACTACGGCCTGATCGACTACGTCTGGTCGACGGACGTGGCCAGAGCCTTCCGCGTCGCCCGCCGCCTCAGGGCAGGCGGAGTGGGCATCAACACGGTCGGCCGCAACATGGAGGCCCCCTTCGGCGGCTTCAAGAAGAGCGGGGTCGGCCGGGACGTGGGGTCCTACGCCCTGCACGCGTACAGCGAGGTGCAGTCGATCGTCTGGCCGGGGTAG
- a CDS encoding N-acyl-D-amino-acid deacylase family protein — protein MLDHVIKGASVVDGTGGPAYTADVGIRDGRIAVIAPGVTEDARTSEDAAGLVLAPGFVDPHTHYDAQLFWDPYATPSLNHGVTTVAAGNCGFTLAPLNPDRPADADYTRRMMSKVEGMSLVALEEGAPWSWRSFGEYLDALEGRIAVNAGFMVGHCALRRYVMGADAVGGQPTRDQLDAMLRLLHDAMDAGAWGFSTTQSSTHSDGDGQPVASRHARPAELLALSKAVGEHEGTQIEAIVAGCLDQFSDAEIELFAEMSAVAGRPLNWNVLTIDAAVPERVPRQLLASERARKAGGRVVALTMPILTPMNMSLGTFCALNLIPGWGPILGLPVPERIAKLRDAEVRAEMLKRAASKEAGVFRRLADFGRYVIGDTYSEANRGLSGRVVRDIAAERGQDPFACLVDICANDELRTVLWPMPPDNDPASWALRAQTWQHEDVLLGGSDAGAHLDRMCGAPYTTRFLGDCLRGRKLAGLEQAVRMLTDDPARLFGLRERGRVQEGFHADLVLFDPERIDAGTATLVHDLPGDSPRLDSKALGVRAVWVNGVEAIRDDVVTGAVPGKVLRSGRDTRTVSTR, from the coding sequence ATGCTCGATCACGTCATCAAAGGTGCGTCCGTTGTTGATGGCACCGGCGGTCCCGCCTACACCGCCGACGTCGGCATACGCGACGGTCGTATCGCCGTCATCGCCCCCGGTGTCACCGAAGACGCCCGTACCTCCGAGGACGCCGCCGGGCTCGTCCTCGCCCCCGGCTTCGTCGATCCCCACACCCATTACGACGCCCAGCTCTTCTGGGACCCGTACGCCACCCCCTCCCTCAATCACGGAGTGACCACCGTCGCCGCCGGGAACTGTGGGTTCACGCTGGCGCCCCTCAACCCCGATCGCCCCGCCGATGCCGACTACACGCGGCGCATGATGTCCAAGGTCGAGGGGATGTCGCTGGTCGCGTTGGAGGAGGGGGCGCCCTGGAGTTGGCGGTCCTTCGGGGAGTATTTGGATGCCCTGGAGGGGCGGATCGCGGTCAATGCCGGGTTCATGGTGGGGCATTGCGCCCTGCGCCGGTACGTCATGGGGGCGGACGCCGTCGGGGGGCAGCCCACCCGGGATCAGCTCGACGCCATGCTCCGGCTGCTGCACGACGCCATGGACGCCGGGGCCTGGGGGTTCTCCACCACCCAGTCGTCCACGCACTCCGACGGGGACGGGCAGCCGGTCGCGTCCCGGCATGCGCGGCCCGCGGAGTTGCTCGCGCTGTCGAAGGCCGTCGGGGAGCACGAGGGCACTCAGATCGAGGCGATCGTCGCCGGGTGTCTCGATCAGTTCAGTGACGCCGAGATCGAGCTGTTCGCGGAGATGAGCGCGGTGGCGGGGCGGCCCCTGAACTGGAATGTGCTGACGATCGACGCCGCCGTACCCGAGCGGGTGCCGCGGCAACTGCTCGCGAGTGAGCGGGCCCGGAAGGCGGGCGGGCGGGTCGTCGCGCTGACGATGCCGATCCTGACGCCGATGAACATGTCCCTGGGCACCTTCTGCGCGCTCAACCTGATCCCGGGGTGGGGGCCGATCCTCGGGCTGCCCGTGCCCGAGCGGATCGCGAAACTCCGGGACGCCGAGGTCCGGGCCGAGATGCTGAAGCGCGCCGCCTCCAAGGAGGCCGGCGTCTTCCGGCGGCTCGCGGACTTCGGGCGGTACGTCATCGGCGACACCTACAGCGAGGCGAACCGTGGGCTCAGCGGGCGGGTCGTGCGGGACATCGCGGCGGAGCGCGGGCAGGACCCCTTCGCCTGCCTCGTCGACATCTGTGCCAACGACGAGCTGCGCACCGTCCTGTGGCCCATGCCGCCCGACAACGACCCCGCCTCCTGGGCGCTGCGGGCCCAGACCTGGCAGCACGAGGACGTCCTGCTGGGCGGCTCGGACGCGGGGGCGCATCTGGACCGGATGTGCGGGGCGCCGTATACGACCCGCTTCCTCGGGGACTGTCTGCGGGGGCGGAAGCTGGCCGGTCTCGAGCAGGCCGTGCGGATGCTGACCGACGACCCGGCGCGGCTCTTCGGGCTGCGGGAGCGGGGGCGGGTGCAGGAGGGGTTCCATGCCGATCTGGTGCTCTTCGACCCGGAACGGATCGACGCCGGTACGGCCACCCTGGTGCACGACCTGCCGGGTGACAGCCCGCGGCTCGACTCCAAGGCCCTCGGGGTGCGCGCCGTGTGGGTCAACGGGGTCGAGGCGATCCGGGACGACGTGGTGACGGGCGCGGTGCCGGGGAAGGTGCTGCGGTCCGGGCGGGACACACGGACGGTGAGCACACGGTGA